From Watersipora subatra chromosome 2, tzWatSuba1.1, whole genome shotgun sequence, one genomic window encodes:
- the LOC137387214 gene encoding RNA-binding protein FUS-like isoform X1: MAQYGDYNSRGGYGQGSGGSNSYSSSSGGYNNGSSGGYSSQSQQSYGGGSSSAPSGGYGSSGGSYGSRGGGSGGGRGGGYGGGSSGGGSSGGGSSGGYGGGSSGSYGGGGGYGGGSSGGSSAGGGYGGGSSSGGGYGGGSSGGGGYSSSRGGFGGSGDRDSYGNSGGSDGYQKRGGGGGGYDSRGGGGGGYRGGSRGGFGGGGAGGTASMYGTDCDMTTQQDTIFVQGLPQEIDERSLETFFGQIGIIKIDKKTNSPKIWIYKNKQTGLPKGEATITYDDAYTATSAIEWFNNKEFKGRQIHVELAQRPTSTVGVRGARGGSRGGFRGGRGGDRGGRGRGEGGGGRPGDWSCSECGNENFAWRDSCNKCKTMRTDGGGGGGGGFRGRGGGRGGGRGGGRGYDDRNDRRSRPY, from the exons atggctc AGTACGGTGACTATAATAGTAGAGGAGGTTACGGGCAAGGAAGTGGAGGAAGTAACAGCTACAGTAGTTCTTCTGGTGGTTATAATAATGGTAGCAGTGGAGGGTATAGTTCTCAATCTCAACAG TCGTATGGTGGAGGCAGTTCCTCGGCGCCATCTGGTGGATATG GCAGCAGTGGAGGCAGCTATGGCAGTCGAGGCGGCGGCAGTGGTGGCGGCCGAGGTGGTGG GTATGGCGGCGGTTCATCTGGCGGCGGTTCATCTGGTGGCGGTTCATCTGGCGGCTATGGCGGAGGATCCTCTGGAAGTTATGGTGGTGGAGGTGGATATGGGGGTGGAAGTAGTGGCGGAAGTAGCGCCGGAGGTGGATATGGGGGTGGAAGTAGCAGCGGAGGTGGATATGGGGGTGGAAGTAGCGGCGGAGGTGGATACAGTTCTAGTCGGGGAGGATTTGGAG GCAGCGGAGACAGAGACAGCTATGG TAACAGTGGCGGATCGGATGGCTATCAAAAGCGTGGTGGTG GCGGAGGAGGGTATGACAGCAGAGGTGGTGGTGGCGGTGGATACAGAGGCGGCAGCCGAGGTGGTTTTGGAGGTGGTGGTGCTGGTGGCACTGCCAGCATGTATGGAACTGACTGTGATATGACAACACAACAAGATACTATATTTGTACAAGGTCTTCCTCAAGAAATAGATGAGAGGTCATTGGAAACTTTCTTTGGTCAAATAGGCATCATTAAG ATTGACAAGAAGACAAACAGTCCCAAAATTTGGATATATAAGAACAAACAAACAGGTCTGCCAAAGGGAGAGGCAACCATTACATATGATGATGCCTACACAGCAACATCAGCGATTGAATGGTTCAACA ATAAAGAGTTTAAAGGTCGTCAGATTCATGTGGAGCTGGCACAGCGACCTACTTCGACCGTTGGAGTTCGTGGAGCACGTGGTGGCAGCAGGGGAGGATTCCGAGGAGGTCGAGGTGGGGATAGAGGTGGAAGAGGGCGTGGGGAGGGAGGTGGTGGCCGGCCAGGAGACTGGTCATGCAG CGAGTGTGGAAATGAAAACTTTGCATGGAGGGACTCCTGTAACAAGTGTAAGACAATGAGAACCGATGGTGGTGGAG GTGGCGGTGGAGGATTTCGCGGTAGAGGAGGTGGAAGAGGTGGCGGTCGTGGTGGAGGACGTGGATACGATGATAGGAATGACCGACGTAGTCGCCCATACTAA
- the LOC137387214 gene encoding RNA-binding protein cabeza-like isoform X2 — protein sequence MVAVEGIVLNLNSRMVEAVPRRHLVDMAAVEAAMAVEAAAVVAAEVVGMAAVHLAAVHLVAVHLAAMAEDPLEVMVVEVDMGVEVVAEVAPEVDMGVEVAAEVDMGVEVAAEVDTVLVGEDLEAAETETAMGGGGYDSRGGGGGGYRGGSRGGFGGGGAGGTASMYGTDCDMTTQQDTIFVQGLPQEIDERSLETFFGQIGIIKIDKKTNSPKIWIYKNKQTGLPKGEATITYDDAYTATSAIEWFNNKEFKGRQIHVELAQRPTSTVGVRGARGGSRGGFRGGRGGDRGGRGRGEGGGGRPGDWSCSECGNENFAWRDSCNKCKTMRTDGGGGGGGGFRGRGGGRGGGRGGGRGYDDRNDRRSRPY from the exons ATGGTAGCAGTGGAGGGTATAGTTCTCAATCTCAACAG TCGTATGGTGGAGGCAGTTCCTCGGCGCCATCTGGTGGATATG GCAGCAGTGGAGGCAGCTATGGCAGTCGAGGCGGCGGCAGTGGTGGCGGCCGAGGTGGTGG GTATGGCGGCGGTTCATCTGGCGGCGGTTCATCTGGTGGCGGTTCATCTGGCGGCTATGGCGGAGGATCCTCTGGAAGTTATGGTGGTGGAGGTGGATATGGGGGTGGAAGTAGTGGCGGAAGTAGCGCCGGAGGTGGATATGGGGGTGGAAGTAGCAGCGGAGGTGGATATGGGGGTGGAAGTAGCGGCGGAGGTGGATACAGTTCTAGTCGGGGAGGATTTGGAG GCAGCGGAGACAGAGACAGCTATGG GCGGAGGAGGGTATGACAGCAGAGGTGGTGGTGGCGGTGGATACAGAGGCGGCAGCCGAGGTGGTTTTGGAGGTGGTGGTGCTGGTGGCACTGCCAGCATGTATGGAACTGACTGTGATATGACAACACAACAAGATACTATATTTGTACAAGGTCTTCCTCAAGAAATAGATGAGAGGTCATTGGAAACTTTCTTTGGTCAAATAGGCATCATTAAG ATTGACAAGAAGACAAACAGTCCCAAAATTTGGATATATAAGAACAAACAAACAGGTCTGCCAAAGGGAGAGGCAACCATTACATATGATGATGCCTACACAGCAACATCAGCGATTGAATGGTTCAACA ATAAAGAGTTTAAAGGTCGTCAGATTCATGTGGAGCTGGCACAGCGACCTACTTCGACCGTTGGAGTTCGTGGAGCACGTGGTGGCAGCAGGGGAGGATTCCGAGGAGGTCGAGGTGGGGATAGAGGTGGAAGAGGGCGTGGGGAGGGAGGTGGTGGCCGGCCAGGAGACTGGTCATGCAG CGAGTGTGGAAATGAAAACTTTGCATGGAGGGACTCCTGTAACAAGTGTAAGACAATGAGAACCGATGGTGGTGGAG GTGGCGGTGGAGGATTTCGCGGTAGAGGAGGTGGAAGAGGTGGCGGTCGTGGTGGAGGACGTGGATACGATGATAGGAATGACCGACGTAGTCGCCCATACTAA